The Prunus persica cultivar Lovell chromosome G8, Prunus_persica_NCBIv2, whole genome shotgun sequence genome includes a region encoding these proteins:
- the LOC18768847 gene encoding putative laccase-9, with the protein MEFKKMSWVLACVGFMFLGLCKANGNTHYYDFVLTELNFTRLCETKTILTVNGTLPGPTITVRKGDTAFVNVHNQGSYGVTLHWHGVKQPRNPWYDGPENITQCPIQAGSNFTYEVIFSTEEGTLWWHAHSDWTRATVYGAIIILPKLNTTYPFTKPDGEETLVLGSWYKGDVNEIIKNALATGGDPNVSDAFTINGEPGDLVNACSNATTYRWVVDYGKTYLLRLVNAVLNEEMFFAIANHNLTVVAQDGAYIKPITTSYLMITPGQTMDILVVANQSPSHYHVASHAFVDGDVAFNNRTTSAILQYNGSTTPSTIPTPILPDFADGTAASNFTTQVRALASKDYPISVPLHITHTLFISVSINERICPNSSCDGPDNNALAASLNNISFVTPSIDILQAYYGSINGVYSANFPHKPYIFNFTGHVRNDTIYPYFGTKVRMIKYGEEVEIIYQGTNMIAAENHPMHLHGFSFYLVGTGSGNFDPNQAPKTYNLVDPPEVNTIGVPKNGWATVRFKADNPGVWFMHCHLERHASWGMATVLIVTNGHTTETSMLPAPAYMPPCK; encoded by the exons ATGGAGTTTAAGAAAATGAGTTGGGTCTTAGCCTGTGTAGGGTTTATGTTCTTGGGTCTTTGCAAGGCTAATGGAAATACCCattattatgattttgtt ctGACAGAATTGAATTTTACAAGGCTTTGCGAAACAAAGACCATCTTAACTGTGAATGGGACTTTGCCGGGGCCGACCATCACCGTCCGGAAGGGAGACACTGCTTTTGTGAATGTCCACAACCAAGGCTCATACGGTGTCACCCTTCATTG GCATGGAGTGAAGCAACCACGAAATCCATGGTATGATGGACCAGAGAACATAACACAGTGCCCTATTCAAGCAGGGTCAAACTTCACTTATGAAGTTATCTTCTCCACCGAAGAAGGAACATTATGGTGGCATGCTCATAGTGATTGGACACGTGCCACAGTCTATGGTGCCATCATTATTCTACCAAAGCTCAACACCACttatccttttacaaaaccaGATGGAGAAGAAACACTGGTTCTAg GATCCTGGTACAAGGGAGATGTGaatgaaattattaaaaatgcCCTCGCAACGGGTGGCGATCCAAATGTTTCAGATGCCTTCACAATCAACGGAGAGCCAGGAGATTTGGTTAATGCGTGTTCCAATG CAACAACATATCGTTGGGTTGTTGATTATGGCAAGACGTATCTTCTCCGCTTAGTCAACGCGGTGTTGAACGAAGAAATGTTCTTCGCCATTGCCAACCACAACCTCACAGTGGTAGCTCAAGATGGTGCATACATAAAACCTATAACCACCTCCTACCTCATGATAACTCCAGGCCAAACCATGGACATTTTGGTAGTTGCAAACCAGTCTCCCAGCCACTATCACGTAGCTTCCCATGCTTTTGTTGATGGGGATGTTGCATTCAACAACCGCACCACCTCTGCCATTCTTCAATACAACGGCAGCACGACCCCCTCAACCATTCCCACTCCGATTCTTCCTGATTTCGCCGACGGAACGGCTGCCTCAAACTTCACTACGCAAGTGAGGGCCTTGGCAAGCAAAGACTACCCCATTAGTGTCCCGTTACACATCACACACACGCTCTTCATCTCTGTTTCCATAAATGAAAGAATTTGTCCCAATTCTTCTTGTGATGGGCCAGATAACAATGCACTTGCTGCAAGCTTAAACAACATCAGTTTTGTGACTCCATCGATTGATATACTGCAAGCCTATTACGG GTCAATTAATGGAGTTTACTCAGCTAATTTCCCACACAAACCTTATATTTTCAACTTCACGGGACACGTGCGAAACGACACAATATATCCTTACTTTGGAACGAAGGTGAGAATGATTAAATATGGTGAAGAAGTTGAGATAATCTATCAAGGGACCAACATGATTGCCGCTGAGAACCATCCGATGCATCTCCATGGTTTCAGCTTTTATTTGGTTGGAACTGGTTCTGGGAATTTCGACCCTAATCAGGCCCCTAAGACCTACAATTTGGTTGATCCACCTGAAGTAAACACCATTGGTGTACCAAAGAATGGATGGGCAACCGTCAGATTTAAGGCTGATAATCCTG GAGTATGGTTTATGCACTGTCATTTGGAAAGGCATGCCAGCTGGGGAATGGCCACTGTACTCATTGTGACAAATGGACACACCACTGAAACCAGCATGCTCCCAGCACCTGCTTATATGCCTCcttgtaaataa